One Heterodontus francisci isolate sHetFra1 chromosome 37, sHetFra1.hap1, whole genome shotgun sequence genomic window carries:
- the svbp gene encoding small vasohibin-binding protein, whose protein sequence is MEPSCRKEKPKSKEPAYRGDKAKQKSALQELKQRQRAEIYALNKVMTELEQQQFEAFCKQMQSQSECGQH, encoded by the exons ATGGAACCATCCTGTCGTAAGGAGAAGCCAAAGTCAAAGGAACCGGCCTACCGAGGGGACAAAGCCAAACAGAAATCTGCTTTACAAGAACTCAAACAGAGGCAGCGAGCTGAG ATCTATGCTTTGAACAAAGTGATGACTGAGCTGGAACAACAACAGTTTGAGGCTTTCTGCAAGCAGATGCAGTCACAGAGCGAATGCGGACAGCACTGA